A window of Strix aluco isolate bStrAlu1 chromosome 2, bStrAlu1.hap1, whole genome shotgun sequence contains these coding sequences:
- the HMGN1 gene encoding non-histone chromosomal protein HMG-14 isoform X2, protein MPKRKVTVADGEAPEEPKRRSARLSAKPAPAKAEPKPKKLAAKDKSEDKKAQSKGKKGPKGKQTEETNQEQTKDNLPAENGEAKSEEEQ, encoded by the exons ATGCCGAAGAGAAAG GTGACGGTGGCGGACGGGGAGGCCCCCGAGGAG CCGAAGAGGCGATCGGCGCGGCTGTCCGCG AAACCTGCTCCTGCCAAAGCAGAGCCGAAGCCAAAAAAGTTAGCGGCAAAG GATAAATCTGAGGACAAGAAAGCTCaatcaaaggggaaaaaggggCCTAAAGGAAAACAGACAGAAGAGACAAACCAAGAACAGACAAAGGACAACTTGCCTGCAGAAAATGGGGAAGCTAAAAGTGAGGAG GAGCAGTAA
- the HMGN1 gene encoding non-histone chromosomal protein HMG-14 isoform X1, protein MPKRKVTVADGEAPEEPKRRSARLSAKPAPAKAEPKPKKLAAKDKSEDKKAQSKGKKGPKGKQTEETNQEQTKDNLPAENGEAKSEETPASDAAVEKEAKSE, encoded by the exons ATGCCGAAGAGAAAG GTGACGGTGGCGGACGGGGAGGCCCCCGAGGAG CCGAAGAGGCGATCGGCGCGGCTGTCCGCG AAACCTGCTCCTGCCAAAGCAGAGCCGAAGCCAAAAAAGTTAGCGGCAAAG GATAAATCTGAGGACAAGAAAGCTCaatcaaaggggaaaaaggggCCTAAAGGAAAACAGACAGAAGAGACAAACCAAGAACAGACAAAGGACAACTTGCCTGCAGAAAATGGGGAAGCTAAAAGTGAGGAG acCCCAGCATCTGATGCAGCAGTAGAGAAAGAAGCTAAATCTGAGTAA
- the GET1 gene encoding guided entry of tail-anchored proteins factor 1, with the protein MAESGAWLLVLGSVFLCNALKILLPSCSSIISKLLQKDAEQESQMRAEIQNMKQELSTISMMDEFARYARLERKINKMTDKLKTHVKARTAQLAKIKWVINIVFYILQAALMISLIWKYYSEPVTVLPSKWLAPLERLVAFPTGVAGGVGITCWLVVCNKVVAIMLHPFS; encoded by the exons ATGGCGGAGAGCGGCGcctggctgctggtgctgggctccGTCTTCCTCTGCAACGCTCTCAAGatcctcctgccctcctgctcctccatC ATATCCAAATTGTTACAAAAGGATGCAGAGCAGGAATCCCAAATGAGAGCTGAAATTCAGAACATGAAGCAAGAACTCTCAACTATTAGTATGATGGATGAGTTTGCTAGATACGCCCGTCTGGAAAGAAAGATTAACAAAATGACTGACAAGCTTAAAACTCATG tgAAAGCACGAACTGCCCAATTAGCCAAAATAAAGTGGGTCATAAATATTGTATTCTACATCTTACAa GCTGCCTTGATGATCTCTCTGATTTGGAAGTACTATTCTGAGCCAGTTACAGTGCTTCCAAGCAAATGGCTTGCTCCGCTGGAACGCCTGGTAGCCTTTCCTACGGGGGTGGCAG GTGGTGTTGGAATTACATGTTGGCTTGTGGTTTGCAATAAAGTTGTAGCTATCATGCTACACCCTTTCAGCTGA
- the LCA5L gene encoding LOW QUALITY PROTEIN: lebercilin-like protein (The sequence of the model RefSeq protein was modified relative to this genomic sequence to represent the inferred CDS: inserted 1 base in 1 codon), whose product MISQKKNAVAQRISSSRLHKIKELKNEIFDLQHQLEASGLENHFLKQLQRQHLKVIGRYQNSEHNLPDLLTSHYNEVRALRKLLRMSQEDERITSRKLRKVEAELLKAKDALQTLHMLSEDKGLAEREELDHRLSVLTEKIEANDQKIQSLEKQLKLNNSTFSRQLANENKKAVEAGIITKNLQMEINFLHQKIKEKDRQLYVKNIYANRMPKIPKDRSDSVTHEKSLSINRSVQVDKQSFRSLLLSQYQTEETEKSPIQQTKEKSSEDKNQKAKANEVYTDAQCRTEKQSTEKILKPENFNRTCRAITDYICMLIHLIKLSIMKKYLRKGRILIEEYACLEFMREEETDLLKWELKKLMKTEQTLNDSVKENDQEEDAVDEYEKEEKKPDEQLSNSEKAGSKCVTPGPRKKTPIRLKKXPIFSEATEKLHHRILTLGTKSKNISFCNHGCAGRDCSETAESKVKNSFGLYEPSFGKATKTRQKDSSTEAEGCAHMTFAERKMSYERTLWTRLCLKRQPFKF is encoded by the exons AtgatttcccagaaaaaaaacgCAGTGGCTCAGCGAATATCATCATCAAGACTTCACAAAATTAAAGAGCTGAAGAATGAAATATTTGATTTACAACACCAATTAGAAGCATCTGGGTTAGAAAACCACTTTTTGAAACAGCTTCAGCGTCAACACTTGAAAGTAATAGGTAGATACCAAAATTCAGAACATAACTTGCCGGATCTTTTAACAAGTCATTATAATGAGGTGAGAGCTTTAAGGAAACTCCTGAGGATGTCTCAGGAGGATGAGAGAATTACATCCAGGAAGCTCAGAAAAGTTGAAGCAGAGCTGCTAAAAGCTAAAGATGCTTTGCAGACCTTGCATATGCTTTCAGAAGACAAAGGTCTTGCAGAGAGAGAGGAACTTGATCACAGATTATCAGTCTTGACAGAAAAAATTGAAGCGAATGATCAGAAAATACAG AGCCtagaaaagcagctgaagttgAACAATAGCACCTTTAGTCGTCAGCTGgcaaatgagaacaaaaaagCTGTGGAAGCTGGGATAATTACAAAGAACTTGCAAATGGAAATTAACTTTCTGCACCAAAAAATTAAG GAAAAGGATCGGCAACTTTATGTAAAAAATATCTATGCAAATCGGATGCCTAAAATCCCAAAAGACAGAAGTGATTCAGTAACTCATGAAAAAA GTCTTAGTATAAACAGATCAGTACAAGTAGATAAACAGAGTTTTAGATCACTGCTGCTGTCACAGTACCAAactgaggaaacagaaaaaagtcCAATTCAGCAAACAAAG GAGAAGTCTTCAGAAGATAAGAATCAAAAAGCTAAAGCAAATGAAGTATACACAGATGCCCAATGTAGAACAGAAAAGCAATCAACCGAGAAAATACTAAAGCCAGAGAACTTTAATAGAACATGTAGAg CCATTACTGATTATATTTGCATGCTAATTCACTTAATAAAATTAAGCATaatgaaaaag TATTTAAGGAAAGGCCGAATACTGATCGAAGAATATGCTTGTTTGGAATTTATGAGAGAAGAAGAGACAGATTTGCTTAAATGGGAGCTGAAAAAACTgatgaaaacagaacaaacactAAATGACAGTGTAAAAGAGAACGATCAAGAGGAAGATGCAGTGGACGaatatgaaaaggaagaaaaaaagccagatgaACAGCTAAGTAACAGTGAGAAGGCAGGGAGTAAATGTGTAACTCCAGGTCCgagaaaaaaaacacccattaggctgaaaa aacccatattctCAGAAGCCACTGAGAAATTGCATCACAGGATTCTTACATTAGGTACAAAATCAAAAAACATCAGTTTTTGCAACCATGGGTGTGCTGGTCGGGACTGCAGTGAAACAGCTGAATCAAAAGTGAAAAATTCCTTTGGGCTATATGAACCATCTTTTGGTAAAGCTACCAAAACAAGGCAGAAGGACAGTTCCACTGAAGCGGAAGGCTGCGCTCATATGACAtttgctgaaaggaaaatgtcttaTGAAAGAACTCTTTGGACCAGGCTGTGTTTGAAGAGACAACCATTCAAGTTCTAA